The Streptomyces sp. DG1A-41 genomic sequence CAAGGTCTTCTTCACCAACCACGCCGCCTTCGGCTACCTCGCCGAGCGCTACGGCCTCACCCAGGAGGCCATCTCCGGCCTCGACCCCGAGAGCGAGCCCAGCGCCGCCCGGGTCAGGGAGCTCCAGCAGGAGGCCAAGGCCGACGGCGTCACCACCGTCTTCTACGAGACACTGGTCTCCGACAAGACCGCGAAGACCCTGGCCCGGGACGCGAAGCTGAAGACGGACGTCCTCGACCCGCTCGAGGGCATCACCGACAAGTCCCGCGGCGACGACTACTTCCAGGTCATGGAAGCCAACCTCAAGGCCCTGCGGACGGCCCTGGGAGCCAAGTGATCGACCCATCGGAGGACGGCATGACCGAGCCCGTCGTATCCCTGCGCGGCGTCCGCGCCGACCTGGGCTCGCGCCCCGTCCTGCGCGGCATCGACCTCACCGTGCGCCACGGCGAGGTCGTCGCGCTGCTCGGCGCGAACGGCTCCGGCAAGTCCACGGCCGTGCGCAGCATCATCGGCCAGGTGCAGATCGGCGCCGGCGAGATCGAGCTGTTCGGCACGGCCCGCAGGCGGTTCCGCGACTGGCGGCGCGTGGGCTATGTCCCGCAGCGCACCACGGCCGCGGGCGGGGTGCCCGCCACGGTGACCGAGGTGGTCTCCGCGGGCCGCCTCTCGCGGGCCCGCTTCGGCGTGCTGCGCAAGGCGGACCACACGGCCGTACGGCAGGCGCTGGAGCTCGTCGGCATGGCGGACCGGGCCAAGGAGTCGGTCGACGCCCTGTCCGGCGGCCAGCACCAGCGTGTCCTGATCGCCCGCGCGCTCGCCTGTGAACCCGAGCTGCTGATCATGGACGAGCCGATGGCCGGTGTCGACCTGGCCAGCCAGGAGGTGCTCGCGCACACGCTGCGCGAGCAGGTCTCCCAGGGCACGACCGTGCTGCTCGTGCTGCACGAACTGGGCCCCCTGGAGCCCCTCATCGACCGGGCGGTCGTACTGCGCGACGGCTGCGTCGTGCACGACGGGCCGCCCCCGAAGGCGGTCGGGCAGCACGCCCTCCCCGGCCACGACCACGTACACCCGCACGCACCCGCGGGCGCCGAACCGATCCGCACGGGACTGCTGAGCTGATGGAGATCCTCGACTACGCCTTCATGCAGCGGGCGCTGCTCGCCGCCGTCCTGGTCGGCATCACGGCCCCCGCGGTGGGGATCTACCTGGTCCAGCGCCGCCAGGCCCTGATGGGCGACGGCATCGGCCACGTGGCGATGACCGGCGTCGGCCTCGGTTTCCTGCTGACCTGGTCCCCGGTGTGGATGGCGACCCTCGTCTCGGTCATCGGCGCCGTCCTCATGGAGCTGATCCGCTGGTACGGCAGGACCCGCGGCGACATCGCCCTCGCGATGCTGTTCTACGGCGGCATGGCCGGCGGTGTGATGTTCATCAACCTCGCGCCGACGGGCTCCAACGCCAACCTGACGTCGTACCTCTTCGGCTCCCTGTCGACGGTGTCCGAGTCGGACGTCACGGCGATCTGCGTCCTGGCCGCCTTCGTCGTCCTGGTCACCCTCGGCCTGCGCCGGCAGCTGTTCGCGGTCAGCCAGGACGAGGAGTTCGCCCGGGTGACGGGCCTGCCGGTGCGCGCCCTGAACCTGCTGACGGCGATCACCGCGGCCGTCACGGTGACGGTGGCGATGCGCGTGGTCGGCCTGCTGCTGGTCAGCGCGCTGATGGTGGTGCCTGTCGCGGCCGCCCAGCAGATCGGCCGCAGCTTCGCCGCGACCTTCGCGATCGCCGTGGCGATCGGCGTGAGCGTGACGATCGGCGGCACCGTCACCTCGTACTACCAGGACGTCCCGCCGGGTGCGACGATCGTGCTGCTGACCATCGGCGCCTTCGTCGTGCTGACGGCGATCGCGGCTCCGCTGGCCCGCCGCCGCGCCCGTGCCCAGACCGACGCGCACCCCGCCCACGACCCTGCCGAGTGCGCGATTCCGGGCACCCGGAAGGCAGAGAACGAGGTCGGCGTCTGACCGCCCCCGCCCGAGGCTGGCACAATGGCCCGGGCAAGGCAGACGTGAGGAGGCAACGGTGACGACCGCTGGACCGTCCGTGAAGGGCCGCGCCACCAAGCAGCGGGCCGCTGTGGCGGCGGCCCTGCAAGAGGTCGACGAGTTCCGCAGCGCGCAGGAACTGCACGACATGCTCAAGCACAAGGGCGACTCGGTCGGGCTCACCACGGTCTACCGCACCCTCCAGTCCCTCGCCGACGCCGGTGAGGTCGACGTCCTGCGCACCGCCGACGGCGAGTCCGTCTACCGCCGCTGCTCCACCGACGACCACCACCACCACCTGGTGTGCCGCGGCTGCGGCAAGGCCGTCGAGGTGGAGGGCCCGGCCGTGGAGAAGTGGGCGGAGGCCATCGCCACCGAGCACGGCTTCGTGAACGTGGCCCACACGGTGGAGATCTTCGGCACGTGCGCGGACTGCGCGAAGACCTCCGGCGGCTGAGCCGCTTTTCGCCGTGGGGGTGAGACCCGGTTCCCGGGTGCGGGTTCGTGGTGGCCGGTCGCGCAGTTCCCCGCTCCCCTGAGGGAACTGCGACGCCCTTGCCCGTGAAGCGCTGGTCTGCGGGACTACTCCTGCTTGCCCTCCATGGCCAGCAGCTCCTCGTTCGGAATGGCCCCGCCGAACCGCCGGTCCCGCGAGGCGAACTCCAGGCACGCCCGCCACAGGTCGCGGCGGTCGAAGTCCGGCCACAGCACGTCCTGGAAGACCATCTCGGCGTACGCGCTCTGCCAGATCAGGTAGTTGGAGGTGCGCTGCTCGCCGCTCGGGCGCAGGAACAGGTCCACGTCGGGCATGTCCGGGTAGTACATGTACTTCGCGAAGATCTTCTCGTTGACCTTCGACGGATCGAGCTTCCCGGCCTTCACATCGGCCGCGAGCGCCTGCGCGGCGTCGGCGATCTCGGCGCGCCCCCCGTAGTTCATGCAGAAGTACAGCGTGAGCCGGTCGTTGTCCTTGGTCTGCTCCTGGGCGATCTGGAGCTCCTTGGCCACGGACCGCCACAGCTTGGGCATCCGCCCCACCCAGCGCACCCGCACACCCAGCTCGTCCAGCTGGTCGCGGGTCTTGCGGATGAAGTCCCGGTTGAAGTTCATCAGGAAGCGCACCTCGTCCGGCGACCGCTTCCAGTTCTCGGTGGAGAAGGCGTACAGGGAGATGGCGCCCACGCCCATCTCGATGGCGCCCTGGAGCACGTCCAGCACGCGCTCGGCACCGACCTTGTGCCCCTCGGTGCGCGGCAGGCCCCGGTCCTTCGCCCACCGCCCGTTGCCGTCCATGACGATCGCCACATGCTGCGGTACGAGCTCCCCGGGGAGCTTCGGCGGCCGCGCGCCGGACGGGTGCGGCTCCGGCGTCCTGTACTCCCGGCGCTGCCGCCCCAGGATCCCGCGTACGGCCATGTGTTTCTCGTCTCCTCGTGCTTGCTTGCTTCGCTTACTTCTCGACGTAGCGCAGGGAGCGCAGGCCGCGCTCCATGTGCCAGTGCAGATACGCGGACACCAGCCCGCTGCCCTCCCGGACGTACCGCGCCTCGCAGGCGTCCGCGGTCTCCCAGTCTCCCGTAAGCAGCGCGCCGAGGAGTTCCAGGGCCTGCGGCGAGGGTACGACGCTGCCGGGCACCCGGCAGTCCCCGCAGACGGAACCGCCCGAGGCGACCGAGAAGAACCGGTTGGGCCCGGGCATACCGCACTTCGCGCAGTCGGTGAAGCTCGGGGCGTACCCGTTGACGGCGAGGGAGCGCAGCAGGAACGCGTCCAGCACGAGATGCGGCGCGTGCTCCCCGCGGGCGAGGGTGCGCAGCCCGCCGACGAGCAGCAGATACTGCTGCACGGCCGGCTCCCCCTCGTGGTCGGTGAACCGCTCGGCGGTCTCCAGCATGGCGGTTCCCGCGGTGTACCGCGCGTAGTCGCTGACGATTCCGCCCCCGTACGGGGCGATGGTCTCACTCTGCGTACACAGCGGCAGCCCCCGCCCGACCAGCTCGCTCCCCTTGGCGAAGAACTGCACGTCGACGTGGGAGAAGGGTTCGAGGCGCGCACCGAACTTCGACTTGGTCCGGCGCACGCCCCTGGCCACCGCCCGTACCCGTCCGTGACCGCGGGTGAGCAGTGTGATGATCCGGTCCGCTTCACCCAGCTTCTGGGTGCGCAGCACGATGCCGTCGTCGCGGAACAGACTCATGGCGCCATTCTCGCAGGGTCATCGCGTCAAGGGACCTCACCCCTGCTGCGGGCGTTGGCGTACGCCGTCGCCGCGCGCAGCCGCTCGGCCGGGGTGGCGTGCCGGACGGCACCGGGATCTGCGTCCCACTCCTTCCCGCCCCCGTACGGCCTCAGCTGCACATAGGGCCCCTCATGCCCCATGACGATGCCGATGCGGCCGCTGCGGGTGTCCACGACGTACGCGCCGACCGGGGGCTTCATCGCAGCACCGCCGCGAGCAGCCGGGCGGTCTCCACGGAACACCGCCCCAATTCCACGAGCGGACAGGGTGCTTCCCGCGCAAGACTTACCGGGTCAAGCCCCAGCGACGGCAGGATAATTCCGGCCTTGGCGAGTTCTGCCCGCAATTCTTTCACCGCATCCTCCGCTTCTTCGACGCAGAGCGCCGAGTGTCGTGCCTCCACCGTGCTCCCCTTTCTTTTGGAGTTTCACTCTTCGCATCCCTACGGTGACGCTCCGCGTCTACACTCGGGAGGGGTCTGTGCCCTACAACTGCGGACCAGCAGAAAGGGGTTCGGCAATGGCCAACGGTTCTCGCCAGGCGGCGGGGGTATATTTTCGAGCGGTGGGGGCAGGAAGCCGATTGACGATAAACGGCCGCTGACATAATCCGGCCGTGAATACATGGACGACGGCGGACGGGATACGGCCGGTCCCCATGACATGGGCCCTGCGCCCCGCCGAGCCGGCGGATGTCGAACCGATAGCGGAACTACGGGCGGTGGTGATGCGCCCGGACCTGGAGCGGTTGGGCCGCTACGACGAACACCGGGTCAGACAGCGCCTGCGAGACGGCTTCTCCGCCCGGCACACCTCGGTCATCGAGGCCGACGGCACCTTCGCGGGCAGCGTCGCCCTGCGCCCGTCCGGGAACGACGAGAACGGCTGCTGGCTGGAGCACTTCTACCTCAGCCCGGCCCTCCAGGGCCGAGGCCTGGGAGCGGCGGTCCTCCGCACCCTGCTGTCCCGGACCGACGCCGACAGCGCACTCGTCCGCCTGAACGTCCTCCAGGGCAGCCCGGCCCGCCGCCTTTACGAACGCCACGGCTTCACGATCGAGAGCCAGGACACGGTCGACATCTTCATGCTGAGACTTCCGAAGACTGTTCATCCGGTGATCCCGTAGGGGTAAAGCCCTGAAATCTCCGGCAGTCGCCCGGATGTGAAGCGGGTCGGTGAGGCGCCAGGCCCGTCCCATGAAGCGGAAGCCGATCAAGCGCCACGCCTCACTGGTCGCGGCCACCGCCGTCCTGCTCGGACTCACCGTTCCGATGACCGCCGCCGGTGCCGATGCCGGTGCCGGTGCCGAGTCCCTCGAATGGACCAGGTGCGAGGGCACCGGCCTCGATCCCCGCCAGCGGTGCGCCACCGTCGACGTGCCCATGGACTACTCCGTCCCGGACGGGCGGAAGATCCAGATCGCCGTCTCCCGTATCCCCAGCGAGAAGCTTTCCGCGCGTCGGGGCGCGCTGTTACTCATCCCCGGCGGGCCCGGCGGGGACAGTCTCGGCGATCCCTCCGGCAAGGGGCGGAGGCTGCCGCGGAGCGTCCGGGACGCCTATGACCTGATCGGGTTCGCGCCGCGCGGGATGGCGCCGTCCAGCGCCGTGGACTGCGGTCTCGACAGCAAGGACCTCGCCCTGACGAAGCTGCCCTGGCCCGCCCCGGACGGTTCCGTCACCGAGACCATGGCCACCGCCCGGCGCATGTCAAAGGCCTGCGCGCGTAACGGCGGCGAGCTGCTGCGGCAACATCAGCACCGCCAAGGAGGCCCGCGACCTCGACCGTGTCCGGGCCGCCCTCGGCGAGACCAGGCTGTCCGCCTGGGGCGTCTCGTACGGGTCCTGTGTAGGAGCCGTCTACGGCCGGCTGTTCCCGCACCGCACCGACCGCGTCGTGCTGGACAGCGACGACAACCCCGACCCCGCCCGGGTGGGACGCGGCTGGCTCGCCGCGTGCGAGACCGGCGTGGAGGACAACTTCCCGGAGTTCGCCAAGTGGGCGTCCGAGCCCGGGAATCCGTACAGGGTGGCTCGTCAGGCCGCCGACGTGAGGCCCCTCTTCCTGCCCCTCGCCGACCGGCTCGACCGCGAGCCCCTCCCCTGGCCCGGCGCCAACCCGGCGGAGCTGACCGGCAACGTCCTGCGCCAGACCATGCTGACGAACCTGTACGGCCCCGACGACTGACCGACGCCGGCGAAGACGATCCCGGCCGCCCTCAAGGGCACCGTGCCGCCCGCGCCTTAGCTGCCGCCCGAGTCGGTGGTGCAGAACGCCCTCGTGGTCGGAGCCGGCACCCTCTGCAACGACGTCGCCTGGCCCAGGTCCGCCGCCCATTACCAGAAGGGGGTCGACGAGAGCCGGGCGAAGTTGCCGCTGACGGCGGGCATGCCGCGCGGCGCGATGCTGTGTGCCGCCTGGCCGTTCACGCCGAAGGAGCCCGCGGTACGGATCACCGACCGCGGGCCGTCGAACATCATGCTCGTGCGGAACGAGCGGGACGTCGCCACGCCGCTCGCCGGGGCCCGCGAGCTGCGCCGCGCCCTCGGGGATCGTGCCGTCGTCTCATCCATGCGGTTCACAGTGCCGAGCCGACACACGATCCCGCTGTCGGCCGTCGGTCTACGGCAGCGCGGCCGAGGTATGAGGTAAGGCGCCGAAGGAGAGGCTCATCCCTGACCGAACCGGCGTACGTACCGCCGCTGCCAGGGCGTTTCCACCGCACGCCGGTCGTAGTGCCGCCGCACATAGGCCACCGCTTCCTCCCCCGGCACCCCGTCCAGCACCGCCAGGCAGGCCAGTGCCGTGCCCGTACGGCCACGTCCTCCGCCGCAGGCGATCTCCACGCGTTCCCCGGCGGCCCGTTTCCACGCCTCGGCCAGCACCTCGCGGGCGGCTGCCCGGTCCGACGGGAGGCGGAAGTCGGGCCAGCGGAGCCAACACGCCTCCCAGGGAACCTCGGGAGGCTGCTTGCCGAGCAGGTAGAGGCCGTAGGAGGGAAGAGGCGCGCCAGGGTCCATGGGGTGGCGGAGGCCTCGCCCCCGCACCAACCGGCCGGAAGGCAGCCTCAGGACGCCGGCGCCACTCTCACTCCACAGCTCGGTCACGCCCCTCATGATGCTCCGCACTCGCTCACCCGGGAGCGGAATCAGCCCACCCCCCGTGACTCCTCCGCCGCCCGAGCCTCGATTCCCCGGAAGTGGACCGCCATCGCCCGCTGCGCGCCCTCGACGTCGCGGGCGCGCAACGCCGTGACGATGTCGCGGTGGCGGCGGACCGTGATCTCGGGGGACGGGTCGTCGGTCCAGCCGCGGGCTCCGGAGACCCGGCGGAAGACCGTCCAGAACGCGCCGAGGAGCTGGGGCACCAGCGCGTTGCCGAGGGAGGCGTACAGGATCTCGTGGAACTCGCGGTCGAGTTCCGGGAAGGAGCGGCCCGTGCCGCCCGCGGACTCCATACGGGTCACCACGCCCTCCAGTCTGTCCAGTTCCGCCTCGGTGACCGTCGCGGCGACCCGGCGGATCAGGCCCTCCTCCAGTACCTCGCGGACCTGGAGGATCTCGGCGAGGGCGCCGGTGTCGTCGTCGTGCCGGGCCAGGGTGCGGAAGGTCAGGCCGTCGACGAGGGGGGTGAGGGAGGCCTGGCCGACGTAGGTGCCGTAGCCGTGTCTGATCTCGACGATGTCGAGGGCCTGGAGGGCCTTGAGGGCCTCGCGGACGGAGTTGCGGCTGACGCCGAGGTCCTCCATGAGTTCGGCCTCGGTGGGCAGCGGCGCGCCGGCGGTGAGTCTGCGGTCGAGGATGAGCTGCACGACCTGGCGTTGTATCCGGCTGGTCCTGGGCTCCTCGGACATGCGCCGCATCGTACGCGCCCCGGACGTCCCACGTCCCACCTCTGGCGGTACCCGGTGCCGGGCCTGCCCTGATAGACCGTCAACTCGCGCCATTTCACAGTGCCATTGGTCCGACCTCTGGCAGATACGCCATTCGTGTGCGATCCCTTGACCGCCCCCACGGCCCCTCCTATGGTCGCGCTGACCGCAGGACGTAGGACGTCGTATCTCCTCTGCTCGCCCCCTCGTCTCCTTTCCAGACCTCTCGCTGGAGGACCCCGTGCGCGACGTGACCAACGACGTGCCGGCGCCGCACCGCCGGACGTTCCTGAAGTACACCGGCGCGCTGGGCGCGGCCGCCGCCGTCTCCGCGTCGCTGTCGGCCTGTTCGTCCGGGCCGGAGTCCACCAACGACACCGGTGGCGGCGGCAGCGGGGCGAACCGGACGCTGACGGCGGTGATCGGCTACGGCAACGACGGCAGCTGGGACCCCACCCAGACGGCGTCCGCGTTCTGCATGGCCGCCAACAACCACATCTACGAAGGCCTGCTCGACACCGACCCGATCTCCCGCGAGCCGTACGCGGCCCTGGCGACCGAGGTGCCCGAGGACCCGAACAGCACGTCGTGGAAGTTCTCGCTGCGGGCCGGAGCGACGTTCCACGACGGCAAGCCCGTGACCGCCGACGACGTGGTCTTCGTCTTCGAGCGGATCCTCGACCCGGACACCCAGACCCTGGCCAAGGGCTTCTTCGCCAGCTGGCTGAAGGAGGTCCGGAAGGTCGACGCGCAGAACGTGGAGCTGGTGCTCAAGTTCCCGTTCCCGGACGGGCTGTCCCGGCTGACGCTCGCCAAGATCATGCCGAAGCACGTGTTCTCCGAGCCGGGCGCCTGGGACGACGCCATCAAGGGCAAGGCGATCGGCTCGGGTCCGTACCGGCAGACCGCCCACCACCCCAAGTCGAACACGACCTTCGAGGCGTTCGACGGCTACAACGGCCCGCGCAAGCCCGCCTTCCGGAAGATGAACTGGCTGACGATCGTGGACGCGGCCCCCCGCGTCGCGAAGATCTCCGGATCGAGCGCGGGCGCGCAGATCGCGGACAACATCCCGTACGCCAACATCGCGCAGCTGGAGAGCAGCGGGCTGACGGTCGCCGGCGGGGCCGGGATGAACAACCTGTTCCTGATGTTCAACACCAAGCACAAGCCCTTCGACGACGTGCGGGTGCGTCAGGCCCTGCACTACGCCATCGACACCGAGAAGATGGTGGAGGTGGCGCTCAAGGGCCATGGTAAGCCGTCGAGTTCCTTCATCGACGAGAGCAATCCGTCCTACCGCCGGGCCGAGACGGTCTACGACTACGACCCCGACAAGGCGAAGGCGCTGCTGAAGGAGGCCGGGGTCCGGGGGCTGAGCATCGACATCCTCGCGGTGAACGTGAGCTGGATCGTCGACTGCCTGCCGACCATCAAGTCCTCCTGGGACGCGATCGGTGTGAAGACGACCCTGTCCCCGCAGGAGACCACGGCCGTGTTCACGAAGATGGACCAGAAGCAGGACTACCAGGTCGTCGCCGCCGCCTCGAACCCCAACCAGTTCGGCCTCGACGCCGACCTGATCATGCACTACAACTACGGGCCCGAGAACCTGTGGATGCAGTACACGCGGTGGGCCGGCGACCCCGTCGCCAAGGCGCTCTTCAGGGACATGGACCGGGCCACCCGGGAGCCGGACCCCGAGAAGAAGAAGGTGATGGTCCAAGACTACATCGACGTGGTCGCCGAACAGGCCGTGCTCTACCCGGTCGTCCACAACGAGCTGATGACGGCCTGGGACCCGAAGCAGCTCAGCGGGATAAGGGCACAGCCGTACCCGGGCATCAACCTCCTCCAGGCCAAGTGGGCCTAGCCGACAGGGGGGTTGCCGTCACGTGATCGCCGTCGTCCGTATCCTCCTCCGCCGTATCGCCCTGCTCGTGCCGCTGATGCTCGGCATCGTGCTGTTCGTGTTCCTGGTGATGCGGTTCTCGGACGTCGACCCGGCGTCCGCGTTCTTCCAGGGCGCCAACCCGACACCTCAGCAACTGCACGACTTCCGCGAGGAACACGGCCTGCTCGACCCGCTGCCCGTGCGCTACGTCGACTTCGTCGCCGACCTGCTGCACGGCGACATGGGCACCAGCGCGCTGACCCGGGCGCCGGTGATCGACCAGGTCACCACCGCGCTGCCGCTCACCCTCCAGCTGACTTTCCTGGGCCTGGGCGTCGCGGTCGCGCTGTCCCTCGTGGGCGGCGTGACCGCGGCGATCCACCGGGACCGGCTGCCCGACCAGATCATCCGGGTCGTGTCGCTGACCGGTGTGGCGGCGCCCGGCTTCTGGCTGGCGCTGTTGATGATCCAGTATCTGGCGGTCGACCTGGGCTGGTTCCCGACCGGCGGCTACATCAACCCGGCCGACTCCTTCACCGGCTGGCTGAAGACCATGACGCTCCCCGCCCTCGCCCTCTCCCTGCCGGTGGCGGCGCAGCTGACCCGGATCGTGCGGACGGCCGTGGTGGAGGAACTGGACAAGGACTACGTACGGACGGCGATCGGGAGCGGGCTGCCGCCGCGGGTGGTGGTCGGGCGGAACGTCCTCAGGAATGCCCTGATCAATCCGCTCACGGTCCTCGGCCTGCGCGTCGGGTATCTCCTCGGCGGCGCGGTCGTCATCGAGACGATCTTCTCGCTGCCCGGCATGGGCAAGCTGATGATCGACGCCGTGAAGAACGGCGATCCGGCCGTCGTCCAGGGCGTCGTACTGACCACGGCGGCCGGGTTCGTCGTCGTGAACCTCGTCATCGACGTCCTCTACCTGCTGGTCAACCCGCGACTGAGGGATGCGACCACGTGATGACCCGCAAGAGCCTCACCGAGGCGCTGTCCCGGCCCGGCGTGCGGCTGCGCGGCTGGCGCCGGCTGCCGTTGCTGTCAAAGGCCGCCGTCTGCTTCCTGGCGGTCGTCGTCCTGCTGGCGCTGCTCGCCCCGCTGCTCGCCCCGCACGACCCGCTCGACCAGCAGCCGCCCGTCGACGGCACCGGGCATCCGTCCGCCGAGCACTGGATGGGCCAGGACAGCCTCGGCCGGGACATCCTCAGCCGGCTGATGTACGGGGCGCGCTGGTCGCTCGCGATCGGGCTCGGGGCGACCGGGCTGGCCCTGCTGGTCGGCGCGCTGCTCGGGGCGATCGCCGCGACCTCCCGCAAGGCGGTGGACGAGACGCTGATGCGCTGCCTGGACGTCGTCATGGCGTTCCCGGGCATCGCGCTCGCCGCCGTGCTGGTGGCGGTGTTCGGCGGGGGCATCACGGTGCTGATCTGCGCGATCGCGTTCCTGTTCACGCCTCCGGTGGCCAGGGTCGTCCGGGCGAACGTCCTCGACCAGTACGGCGAGGACTACGTGACGGCGGAACGGGTCATCGGTGCCCGGACACCGCACATCGTGCTGAAGCACGTGGCGATCAACTGCGCCGCGCCCGTGCTGGTGTTCTGCACGGTGCAGGTCGCCGAGGCGATCGTCTTCGAGGCGTCGCTGTCCTTCATCGGAGCGGGTGTACGGCCGCCCGACCCGTCCTGGGGCAGTGTCATCGCGGACGGCAAGAACATGGTGCTGACCGGCGGCTGGTGGGCGACCGTCTTCCCCGGTCTGCTGATGCTGGTCACGGTGCTGTCGCTGAACATCCTGTCCGAGGGGGTGTCCGACGCGTGGGCGGCCCCGTCGGCCCGGGAGGTGGACGGACCCGA encodes the following:
- a CDS encoding metal ABC transporter ATP-binding protein gives rise to the protein MTEPVVSLRGVRADLGSRPVLRGIDLTVRHGEVVALLGANGSGKSTAVRSIIGQVQIGAGEIELFGTARRRFRDWRRVGYVPQRTTAAGGVPATVTEVVSAGRLSRARFGVLRKADHTAVRQALELVGMADRAKESVDALSGGQHQRVLIARALACEPELLIMDEPMAGVDLASQEVLAHTLREQVSQGTTVLLVLHELGPLEPLIDRAVVLRDGCVVHDGPPPKAVGQHALPGHDHVHPHAPAGAEPIRTGLLS
- a CDS encoding metal ABC transporter permease; this translates as MEILDYAFMQRALLAAVLVGITAPAVGIYLVQRRQALMGDGIGHVAMTGVGLGFLLTWSPVWMATLVSVIGAVLMELIRWYGRTRGDIALAMLFYGGMAGGVMFINLAPTGSNANLTSYLFGSLSTVSESDVTAICVLAAFVVLVTLGLRRQLFAVSQDEEFARVTGLPVRALNLLTAITAAVTVTVAMRVVGLLLVSALMVVPVAAAQQIGRSFAATFAIAVAIGVSVTIGGTVTSYYQDVPPGATIVLLTIGAFVVLTAIAAPLARRRARAQTDAHPAHDPAECAIPGTRKAENEVGV
- a CDS encoding Fur family transcriptional regulator, translated to MTTAGPSVKGRATKQRAAVAAALQEVDEFRSAQELHDMLKHKGDSVGLTTVYRTLQSLADAGEVDVLRTADGESVYRRCSTDDHHHHLVCRGCGKAVEVEGPAVEKWAEAIATEHGFVNVAHTVEIFGTCADCAKTSGG
- a CDS encoding isoprenyl transferase codes for the protein MAVRGILGRQRREYRTPEPHPSGARPPKLPGELVPQHVAIVMDGNGRWAKDRGLPRTEGHKVGAERVLDVLQGAIEMGVGAISLYAFSTENWKRSPDEVRFLMNFNRDFIRKTRDQLDELGVRVRWVGRMPKLWRSVAKELQIAQEQTKDNDRLTLYFCMNYGGRAEIADAAQALAADVKAGKLDPSKVNEKIFAKYMYYPDMPDVDLFLRPSGEQRTSNYLIWQSAYAEMVFQDVLWPDFDRRDLWRACLEFASRDRRFGGAIPNEELLAMEGKQE
- the recO gene encoding DNA repair protein RecO codes for the protein MSLFRDDGIVLRTQKLGEADRIITLLTRGHGRVRAVARGVRRTKSKFGARLEPFSHVDVQFFAKGSELVGRGLPLCTQSETIAPYGGGIVSDYARYTAGTAMLETAERFTDHEGEPAVQQYLLLVGGLRTLARGEHAPHLVLDAFLLRSLAVNGYAPSFTDCAKCGMPGPNRFFSVASGGSVCGDCRVPGSVVPSPQALELLGALLTGDWETADACEARYVREGSGLVSAYLHWHMERGLRSLRYVEK
- a CDS encoding GNAT family N-acetyltransferase, coding for MTWALRPAEPADVEPIAELRAVVMRPDLERLGRYDEHRVRQRLRDGFSARHTSVIEADGTFAGSVALRPSGNDENGCWLEHFYLSPALQGRGLGAAVLRTLLSRTDADSALVRLNVLQGSPARRLYERHGFTIESQDTVDIFMLRLPKTVHPVIP
- a CDS encoding protein phosphatase — translated: MRGVTELWSESGAGVLRLPSGRLVRGRGLRHPMDPGAPLPSYGLYLLGKQPPEVPWEACWLRWPDFRLPSDRAAAREVLAEAWKRAAGERVEIACGGGRGRTGTALACLAVLDGVPGEEAVAYVRRHYDRRAVETPWQRRYVRRFGQG
- a CDS encoding FadR/GntR family transcriptional regulator; translation: MRRMSEEPRTSRIQRQVVQLILDRRLTAGAPLPTEAELMEDLGVSRNSVREALKALQALDIVEIRHGYGTYVGQASLTPLVDGLTFRTLARHDDDTGALAEILQVREVLEEGLIRRVAATVTEAELDRLEGVVTRMESAGGTGRSFPELDREFHEILYASLGNALVPQLLGAFWTVFRRVSGARGWTDDPSPEITVRRHRDIVTALRARDVEGAQRAMAVHFRGIEARAAEESRGVG
- a CDS encoding ABC transporter substrate-binding protein translates to MRDVTNDVPAPHRRTFLKYTGALGAAAAVSASLSACSSGPESTNDTGGGGSGANRTLTAVIGYGNDGSWDPTQTASAFCMAANNHIYEGLLDTDPISREPYAALATEVPEDPNSTSWKFSLRAGATFHDGKPVTADDVVFVFERILDPDTQTLAKGFFASWLKEVRKVDAQNVELVLKFPFPDGLSRLTLAKIMPKHVFSEPGAWDDAIKGKAIGSGPYRQTAHHPKSNTTFEAFDGYNGPRKPAFRKMNWLTIVDAAPRVAKISGSSAGAQIADNIPYANIAQLESSGLTVAGGAGMNNLFLMFNTKHKPFDDVRVRQALHYAIDTEKMVEVALKGHGKPSSSFIDESNPSYRRAETVYDYDPDKAKALLKEAGVRGLSIDILAVNVSWIVDCLPTIKSSWDAIGVKTTLSPQETTAVFTKMDQKQDYQVVAAASNPNQFGLDADLIMHYNYGPENLWMQYTRWAGDPVAKALFRDMDRATREPDPEKKKVMVQDYIDVVAEQAVLYPVVHNELMTAWDPKQLSGIRAQPYPGINLLQAKWA
- a CDS encoding ABC transporter permease — encoded protein: MIAVVRILLRRIALLVPLMLGIVLFVFLVMRFSDVDPASAFFQGANPTPQQLHDFREEHGLLDPLPVRYVDFVADLLHGDMGTSALTRAPVIDQVTTALPLTLQLTFLGLGVAVALSLVGGVTAAIHRDRLPDQIIRVVSLTGVAAPGFWLALLMIQYLAVDLGWFPTGGYINPADSFTGWLKTMTLPALALSLPVAAQLTRIVRTAVVEELDKDYVRTAIGSGLPPRVVVGRNVLRNALINPLTVLGLRVGYLLGGAVVIETIFSLPGMGKLMIDAVKNGDPAVVQGVVLTTAAGFVVVNLVIDVLYLLVNPRLRDATT